The uncultured Cohaesibacter sp. sequence GCTGTCGGCCTTGCCCGGTGGCCTCGCTGTTGCCGGTGTGCTTGGCTGTGCAGGCTTTGCTGCGGTAACCGGCTCGTCCATCGCCTGTGCCGCCGCCATGGGGCGTATCGCAGCGCCCGAGATGCTGCGCTATCGTTATGACGAAGGGCTGGCGACCGGGACCATCGCCGCCGCCGGGACAATCGGAGCGCTGATCCCGCCCTCCATCCTGTTCATTCTCTATGGCATCATTGCGCAGGTTCAGGTCAGCCACCTGTTCCTTGCTGGCTTCGTCATTGGCTTGATTACCGTCGTTGCCTATTCGCTGGTGATCATCGTGCGCGTCATGATGAACCCGGACCTTGCCCCGAAGGCCGAAGAGCATATCGGCTGGGGTGATCGCTTCGATGCGCTCAAGGACGTCTGGCCCATTCTGGTGCTGGTGCTCGGCGTCTTTGGCGGATTGTTCGCGGGCATCTTCACGCCCACGGAAGCTGGTGGCATTGGCGCGTCGCTCTCCCTGCTTATCGCGATGGTACGCCGTTCGATTACGGTCGAAGGGGTCTGGATCTCCCTCAAGGAGACGCTGACGATTTCCTCCTCGATCTTCATCATCGCGGTCGGGGCCAGCATGCTGACCCGCTTCTTCACCTTCTCAGGGGTTAGCGACGCCATCGCTGATATCACCATTGGCATGGGTGTCTCGCCGCTGATGCTGATCCTTGCCATCACCGTGCTCTATCTGATCCTTGGCATGTTCCTTGAGCCAATTGGTGCGATGCTGTTGACGCTGCCCATCCTGTTGCCCCTCGTCGAGGCCGCTGGCATAGAGTTGCTCTGGTTCGGTGTTCTGGTCGCCAAATTGCTGGAGATCGGCATGATCACGCCCCCAATCGGGCTCAATGTCTTTGTGCTCAAGGGGGTGATCGGCGACCGCATATCCATCGGAACGATCTTCTCCGGCGTGACACGCTTCATTCTCGCCGATCTGGTGATCATCGCGCTCATGGTCGCGTTCCCCAACATCATCCTCTTCACACAAAATCTGCTGCAGTAGTGCGGCCAAAAAGGAATTGTCACAATGTCCATGGACACGAAACTTTTCATCAATGGCACATGGCGGGACGCTTCTGGCGGTGAACGCAAGGAGGTCCACAATCCCGCAACCGGCGAGGTGATCGGATATCATGCCGTGGCCACGCCGGACGATCTCGAAGAAGCGGTTCAGGCTGCCGACAAGGCTTTTGCCTCCTGGCGAGAAACCCCTGCAATGGAGCGCGCAGCTATCATGCATCGCGCCGCAACACTGCTGCGTGAGCGGGTCGAAGAGGTTGCCAAGGTCCTGACAACGGAAATGGGCAAACCCATCATCGAGGCCGAGACTGAACTGCGTTCGACCGCTGACCTGCTCGACTGGTTTGCCGAAGAGGCCCGCCGCATCTATGGCCGGGTGATCCCGGCACGCAGTCCCGATGTGATGCAGCTCGCGCTCAAACAGCCGGTCGGTCCGGTTGCCGCCTTCACGCCGTGGAACTTTCCCGTCTCGCAGTTGGTGCGCAAGGTCGCCCCGGCGCTCGCCGCTGGCTGCACCATGGTCGCCAAACCGCCCGAAGATGCCCCGGCCAGCCCGGCTGTGCTCGCCGAAGTCTTGGCCGCAGCTGGCCTGCCGGATGGCGTCCTCAACCTCGTTTATGGCAACCCGCCGGATATCGCCAACTATCTGATCCCGCATCCAGCCATCCGCAAGGTCTCCTTCACCGGCTCGGTGCCTGTCGGCAAGATGCTGGCGTCCCTCGCCGGACAGCACATGAAGCGCATCACCATGGAACTGGGCGGACACAGCCCGGTTCTGGTCTTCGATGATGCCGATATCGAGGAAGCGGCAACCGCCATTGCGACCTTCAAGTTCCGCAACGCCGGTCAGGTCTGCATTTCGCCGACACGCATTCTGGTTCAGCGCGGAATCTATGATCGCTTCGTTGCGCGTCTGGTCGAGGAAGCCAAATCGATCGCGCCGGGCGCGGGCATCGAGCGCGACACCCGCATGGGACCGCTGGTCAGCCAACGCCGGGTGGAGGCCGTCACGTCGATCATCTCGGAAGCGGTTTCCGAAGGTGCCAAGGTGCTGACTGGTGGCGAGAGGGTTGATCATCCGGGCTTCTTCTATCGCCCGACCCTACTCGAACAGGTGCCTGGCCATGCACGAATCCTGCATGAAGAACCTTTTGGCCCCGTCGCCATGCTCGCGCCGTTCGATACCATTGATGAAGCCATCACCGAGTCGAACCGTCTGGCCTATGGCCTTGCCGCCTATGCCTTCACTTCTTCGCTGAAGACGTCCCAGATCCTGCAGAACCGTCTCGAAACGGGCATGCTGGCCATCAACCACACCGCGCTCGCCCTGCCAGAACTGCCGTTGGGCGGGGTCAAGGACTCCGGCTTTGGCTCCGAAGGCGGCCCGGAAGCAATCGAGGCCTATGTCTTCACCAAGGTGGTGACGCAGAAGTGCTGACCGGTCTCTGACCAATGCGATCAAGAGGAGCGGGGCCAAGCCTCGCTCTTTTGTCTTCAAGCGCCCTTCCTCCAAGCCTTTACAGCATCTCCGAACCGCCGCAAAATTCCATCTCAAACCGAGGCCTTTTGAAGCAATTTCGGGCATCGGCGGATTGCCTCGAAAATCGATCAAACGGAAACTGTCCCTCAACGTTGCAATTTCCACATTGGGGCTTGCTTTCCCATCTTGCCCGTCGCACTTTTAGGGCCTGCCAGCGAGGGATAACCAGACAAAAACAAGAGCTGGCAGAAGGGTAGGAGAGCGTAATGGACCGATCGACAAATGGCTCCGCCGAGAATGATCGCGACTTTCAGGAACCGGACGCCATCAAGGCGCGGATCGCCTGGTATTATTTCGTTGGTGGCCTGACGCAGCAGGAAATCGCCCACAAGCTGAAGATTACCCGAACCCGCGTCAACAGGGCGGTGGGACAGTTGCGCGTCGATGGAT is a genomic window containing:
- a CDS encoding TRAP transporter large permease subunit, which codes for MTDIQIGFAGIAILLVLIACRVPIALALISVSFGGMAVLLSPKAAWGALGVIPYSFTATWHLSSIPMFVLMGFFCFHAGLTTGLFRAARMWLSALPGGLAVAGVLGCAGFAAVTGSSIACAAAMGRIAAPEMLRYRYDEGLATGTIAAAGTIGALIPPSILFILYGIIAQVQVSHLFLAGFVIGLITVVAYSLVIIVRVMMNPDLAPKAEEHIGWGDRFDALKDVWPILVLVLGVFGGLFAGIFTPTEAGGIGASLSLLIAMVRRSITVEGVWISLKETLTISSSIFIIAVGASMLTRFFTFSGVSDAIADITIGMGVSPLMLILAITVLYLILGMFLEPIGAMLLTLPILLPLVEAAGIELLWFGVLVAKLLEIGMITPPIGLNVFVLKGVIGDRISIGTIFSGVTRFILADLVIIALMVAFPNIILFTQNLLQ
- a CDS encoding NAD-dependent succinate-semialdehyde dehydrogenase, whose amino-acid sequence is MDTKLFINGTWRDASGGERKEVHNPATGEVIGYHAVATPDDLEEAVQAADKAFASWRETPAMERAAIMHRAATLLRERVEEVAKVLTTEMGKPIIEAETELRSTADLLDWFAEEARRIYGRVIPARSPDVMQLALKQPVGPVAAFTPWNFPVSQLVRKVAPALAAGCTMVAKPPEDAPASPAVLAEVLAAAGLPDGVLNLVYGNPPDIANYLIPHPAIRKVSFTGSVPVGKMLASLAGQHMKRITMELGGHSPVLVFDDADIEEAATAIATFKFRNAGQVCISPTRILVQRGIYDRFVARLVEEAKSIAPGAGIERDTRMGPLVSQRRVEAVTSIISEAVSEGAKVLTGGERVDHPGFFYRPTLLEQVPGHARILHEEPFGPVAMLAPFDTIDEAITESNRLAYGLAAYAFTSSLKTSQILQNRLETGMLAINHTALALPELPLGGVKDSGFGSEGGPEAIEAYVFTKVVTQKC